TGCAGATATGATGTTGCACTAGGTATCAATACATTGGGAGCTAGTCAtgttttgaacttttcaaaGAAGTGTGTTAAATTAAAGATGCTTCTTCATGTATCCACGGGTTTGTATGAAATTAATACTACTTGTTCTTATATTCTATTTTgttcatttcaattttgaacCCATCAAGCATAGTTGGCAATAAAGAATACTACCTTTTCCTTCGAATGGTTCTTCAATTTTTAAGCTCCAGGGTTTGTGGTTCTTGTAGCTTATGTCTCAGGCGAAAGAGAGGGACTCATACTAGAGAGCCCATTGAAGATGGGCAAGGCTCTCAATGGGGCCTCAGGATTAGACGTTGATAAGGAGAAGAAACTTGTGGAGGAAGGACTCAATGAACTCAATGAACTTCAAGCTACAGAAGAAACAATATCTTTAACCATGAAAGAATTGGGCATGAAAAGGTATGTTATGATCAACATAGTCATCTTAAAAGTAACAACATAGACATTGAATATGTTAATTTCCTTCAGAAAGCTTATCATGTAAGTACTACAAGGATGTTTGAATTTGGACGGGCATTGGAGTATCCACTATTATGATATAAGATGAAATGATCTTAAAACAAACATGTTTTGTAGCGTTGTTATATTCTTGTTAGATAGGTATATATTAGATGAAATGATCTTAAAATAATCATCTTTGTCTCCTATTGAACAATTAGGGCATTGATGTATGGATGGCCAAATACTTATGTTTTCACAAAGGCAATGGGGGAGATGCTGTTAGGGCAGTTCAAGGAGAATCTGCCTCTGGTCATCCTTCGCCCCACCATCATAACCAGTACTTACATGGAACCCTTTTCGGGCTGGATTGAAGGAATCAGGTGACTCTAAAGTGTTGTTATTTTAATCATAGTAAtgcaataaaaatattgaaacttATGGTcttaaaataatctatttttctgCCCTTCTCCCAATGacactatcatttttttttggaagataaataaaaaagaaattaaataaataaggtgTGTTTAGATCACTCttgttttccattgttttttttaaatgataataacttcttataaaatgtaaaaaaaaaaattgaaacttatttaaatgacttttaaaacttgtttaaaattttgaaaaattaaaagtttttactgcttaaaattaaattttttatttaaaagatataaaataagtccataatttttatatgacttATTGTACTTtatataggttatgtttggtttctagaaaatttgagggaaagaaaataaaaaggaaaagtggaaagaaagaaaaaatgaagtaaaataaaaaataaatttaaaattattaaattatttttatatgtttcttcaaactcatttcacttaatttacttcattatataaagattaaataattttaaaatggataaatttatagctaattttaattatatttaattttttataaaaaaaattataatgaaaccaaacataagaaaaccattttgttttatattttttttctttttttagtactttccaggaaccaaacataaccatagagattattattattttctattttaaaaaacaaaaaatagaaggTTTATCCAAGCTAGTAcacttcctattttttgtttttcaaaataaaaaaaagtaaacaacttctatataaaataaataactcaTATTTGAAACTTAGACTTACcttatgtaattttaaaattttgaaaatataaattttttaatacctcaattttttaaacaattaactATTATCTTTaggttatatttattttctagaaaatataagggaaaacatgagggaaaaaaatagagaagaaagtagaatgaaagaaaaaacgaagaaaaataaaaaatatatttaaaatcaataaattatttttatatactacttcaaaattattttaaatcttttatataaagattaaataatttaaagatttataattttctaattaatttaaattgtgtttaatttttttttatatattttaattttcataatacaattaaatataagaaaatcattttctttcacttttttctttcctttgtattttttaggAACTAAACACAACCTCGAAGAGTTGCTACATTTTAtatggaattattattattttttaaaatagaaaatgagaagtgTATCGAAATAACAcgaacaaataaattaataaatgtgaGGAAAGATTGGAACATCTAGGTGCAGAGTTGGAATATTTCCTAgttcttctctttttcctccATACGATTAATgaacaatgaaattatgaaatttaattattatttttgtgtttatatGCAGAACAATTGATAGTGTATTAGCTGGTTATTGCAAAGGAAAATTGACATGCCTCCTTGCTGATCCAGAGTGTATCCTGGATGCGGTGAGTTAAGCTCAATATTTGCTCCATATCTATGTATTTATGGATGTTACTCacatatctttttattataCCCTCCAACAACTTATAGTTAATAAACTAATACTTTGTATGTAACATTTAATATCAATTAGTATTGCAAATATAAAATGTAGAAGCTTTATGCAGATTCCAGGTGACATGGTGGTGAATTGTATGATTGTGGCAATGGTGGCTCATGCAAATCAACCTTGTGAGAAGATTTACCATGTAGGGTCCTCGTTGAAAAATCCTTTAAAAGTATTAGACATTCGTGATTTCTTCTTCAAGTATTTCCATGAGAATCCATGGATCAATAAGGATGGAAAAGCTGTCAACGTTAGCAAGCTTATACTGTTCACCACCACGTTTGTCTTCCATGGATACCTAGCTGTTCGCTACATGCTACCTTTGAAGGTTAGTTATTGAAGAATTGGAGAAGTTGCGCACATCATACCCCTAAATTGCACAAACTCATGCTTTATATCTAAACTGTATATGAAATGCCTTTTTAGTGTATTAATTGGCTTCGTTAGTTGACATATTGatactttctcattttttct
The sequence above is drawn from the Vitis riparia cultivar Riparia Gloire de Montpellier isolate 1030 chromosome 6, EGFV_Vit.rip_1.0, whole genome shotgun sequence genome and encodes:
- the LOC117916622 gene encoding alcohol-forming fatty acyl-CoA reductase-like is translated as MELGSIVEFLENKSILVTGATGFLAKIFVEKILRIQPNVKKLFLLLRAADTKSATQRLRNEVLGKELFRVLRDKWGSNLNSFISEKVTPIPGDISCENLGVTNLNLREEIWREVDVILNLAATTKFDERYDVALGINTLGASHVLNFSKKCVKLKMLLHVSTAYVSGEREGLILESPLKMGKALNGASGLDVDKEKKLVEEGLNELNELQATEETISLTMKELGMKRALMYGWPNTYVFTKAMGEMLLGQFKENLPLVILRPTIITSTYMEPFSGWIEGIRTIDSVLAGYCKGKLTCLLADPECILDAIPGDMVVNCMIVAMVAHANQPCEKIYHVGSSLKNPLKVLDIRDFFFKYFHENPWINKDGKAVNVSKLILFTTTFVFHGYLAVRYMLPLKVLQFLNFLLCQILRGMCTDHNRKIKMLMYLVELYKPYLFFKGIFDDLNTDKLRLAATESSSKADLFYFDPKCIDWEDYFVNIHIPGVLKYVLK